The nucleotide window CGACGTCTTTTTCAGAGCGGGCGTTCCAGGCAAGGGTAATCGCGCCGGTTGGATTTTCGGTTACCGGGCGGTCGATTTCCTTGGCGAGTGCTTCACGGGAATAGAGCGCAAACACGCCTCCGATGACCTGAAAGAAAACGACCTCAGGTGAGGGGGCGGCGTTGACCTTCCAGCCGAGACCACTTTCAAAGAATTGACGGGCAGCTCCGACATCGGGAACTGCGAGGGTTGTCATTGAAATACGTTGTTCCATGTCACAGATCTCCTTTTTGATGCGTAAGAACAAATAGAGAACATTGTCGTTACTGTGTCAACGTCTCGACAACAATAGTGTGGTGGCAGCCGCCCGTGGTTTTCAAATTTCAGAAGAAGGATCTGAAGGAAGAAAATTCCTTTTTGAGTGCGCACTTTGGAGGTTTTTGTCTCAAAACACGAGCCTTTGAGGAATAAAGAAAGCGACTTTTTTCAATCATGCGGTAAGCTATTGACCTTGGATTGTGCGCGGTGTTGTGTCGGTTTGCAAGACAGCTGGCGACAGGAAGAAAAACTGGAGGAAACATGAGCGGGTGGAGTGACACATGGACCTGGATCGACGGGACTTGGCACGAAGGCAATCCGCCAATCATGGGGCC belongs to Roseibium porphyridii and includes:
- a CDS encoding VOC family protein, with the protein product MEQRISMTTLAVPDVGAARQFFESGLGWKVNAAPSPEVVFFQVIGGVFALYSREALAKEIDRPVTENPTGAITLAWNARSEKDVDEMFAKAVKAGANPVKTPEKAFWGGYSSYVEVPGGHLLEIAHNPFWTIAPDGAVELPTE